One window from the genome of Pararhizobium gei encodes:
- a CDS encoding phasin — translation MATKKIDDAFSMASFDPAKVTETFRDFAEKGAAQSKEAYSKMKTAAEDATKTVEATLESAQSASVELGLKAIEALRTNAESSLSHMEALLGVKSVSELFELQTSFVRKQAELALEQAKSMQETTRKIAENVTKPGKDAAEKLVSGFKKS, via the coding sequence ATGGCTACCAAGAAAATCGACGACGCCTTTTCCATGGCTTCATTCGACCCGGCAAAGGTCACCGAAACCTTCCGTGACTTCGCTGAAAAGGGCGCAGCCCAGTCGAAGGAAGCCTATTCCAAGATGAAGACGGCCGCCGAAGATGCGACCAAGACGGTCGAAGCGACGCTGGAAAGCGCCCAGTCCGCCAGCGTGGAGCTTGGCCTGAAAGCCATCGAAGCCTTGCGAACCAATGCGGAAAGCTCCCTGTCGCACATGGAGGCCCTTCTCGGCGTCAAGTCGGTTTCCGAACTGTTCGAACTGCAGACGTCCTTCGTCCGCAAGCAGGCCGAACTGGCTCTCGAACAGGCCAAGTCGATGCAGGAAACGACCCGCAAGATCGCTGAAAACGTGACGAAGCCTGGCAAGGACGCCGCTGAAAAGCTGGTTTCCGGCTTCAAGAAGAGCTGA